A DNA window from Bos javanicus breed banteng chromosome 10, ARS-OSU_banteng_1.0, whole genome shotgun sequence contains the following coding sequences:
- the ZDHHC22 gene encoding palmitoyltransferase ZDHHC22, whose protein sequence is MLALRLLNVVAPAYFLCIALVTLVLQLFLFLPRMREDPTAARLFSPALLHGALFLFLSANALGNYVLVIQNSPDDLDACQGAEARRALCPPPSTHFCRVCARVTLRHDHHCFFTGNCIGSRNMRNFILFCLYTSLACLYSMVAGVAYISAVLSISFAHPLAFLTLLPTSISQFFSGAVLGSEMFVILMLYLWFAIGLACAGFCCHQLLLILRGQTRHQVRKGVAVRARPWRKNLQEVFGKRWLLGLLVPMFNVGSESCKQRDK, encoded by the exons ATGCTGGCCCTGAGGCTGCTCAACGTGGTGGCCCCCGCCTACTTCCTGTGCATCGCCCTGGTGACCTTGGTGCTGCAGCTCTTCCTGTTTCTGCCCCGCATGCGTGAGGACCCCACGGCCGCCCGCCTCTTCTCGCCCGCCCTGCTCCACGGGGCGCTCTTCCTGTTCCTCTCCGCCAACGCCCTGGGCAACTATGTCCTGGTCATCCAGAACTCCCCGGACGACCTGGATGCCTGCCAGGGGGCTGAGGCCAGGAGGGCCCTGTGCCCCCCGCCCAGCACCCACTTCTGTCGCGTGTGCGCCAGAGTCACCCTGAGGCACGACCACCACTGTTTCTTCACCGGCAACTGCATCGGAAGCAGGAACATGCGAAACTTCATCCTGTTCTGCCTCTACACCTCGCTGGCTTGCCTCTACTCCATGGTGGCCGGCGTGGCCTACATCTCCGCGGTCCTGTCCATCTCCTTCGCCCACCCCCTGGCCTTCCTCACGCTCCTTCCCACCTCCATCAGCCAGTTCTTCTCTG GAGCTGTCCTCGGTTCTGAAATGTTCGTCATCCTCATGCTTTATCTCTGGTTTGCCATTGGCCTGGCCTGCGCTGGCTTCTGCTGCCATCAGCTGCTGTTGATTCTCCGGGGGCAGACCCGCCACCAGGTGCGGAAGGGGGTGGCGGTGAGGGCCCGGCCTTGGCGCAAGAACTTACAGGAGGTCTTCGGGAAGAGGTGGCTGTTGGGCCTGCTGGTCCCCATGTTCAATGTTGGAAGCGAGAGCTGCAAGCAGCGGGACAAGTAG